The Ananas comosus cultivar F153 linkage group 6, ASM154086v1, whole genome shotgun sequence genome segment gcttgttagggtcgctccctacaagccggcactcggAGTTAGCCTTGCGACGATAGTTCGCCCgtgtgggattgggcgccaaagtgGGATGCCGttgggagtgtatactaccacggggccattaagCACGGTACGAGCCGGGACGTTACCACGTGTAAATCCCTCGTAAATTGGATATTAAGATTTAACTTGACATTGTACATCACCGTGGTTaatgcatacatacatacttGTGATTTGCTACCTTATGTTACTACTTGATGCATTCATAGTAGTTGGACATTTTTGTGGGACATTATTATGTTGACAATCTTAGTGGTAGTAAACCTACACCTATGTGGATTAGTATAGATGCatggttagaatgataatgAAAAACATAATTTACTCCTTGTGGCATTATAGTAAATTGAACATGCATGTAAACCTGCATTGGCATACAATAGATCGTACGGCATAAAACATTATGTACATGATAGTTAATTTTATCAAGTAGAGGTATGACTATGGAATGAACAGTTTAATTTACTTGTTATCTAAATGTTGTTTACTTATCTTATTATaacatgcctcagttgacctaaaTGTTGTATTTGACCTCAGTTGACCAGTTGACCTATGGAATGAACGGCTTAATGTACAtgattgtttaatagttctcgcTCCCATTGTTTGTtggtttttgtttcagagccttccgctgCGGGAGAGGTTAGGGATCTTGAcaaggggttagcgactagcCAGAGTCTCTACGGAGTTATTATAGATGGACCCGATGTCATCTTTCCTTTTGTATTTGTGAAaaagatgtattatgtatttgatttAGAAATGTATTAGACTTTTTGATTCAGTTGTATATTTTGTGGATGTCCTTATTGTAGACTATTAGTGATTTTATGACACTCGCTCTGATAGCCTTGTTAGGATTTTTATTCTTGTTCATTCCTTATtttagtagacgccttgtgtgcatcgtGGATGTTTGGTGTACACGGCAGATCTGTGGGCGCGTTGGGCAGGCTACCACTGGGCCCGGACGTGAcagtatagatcatgtctaacggagtcgatcgccGAATCagatgctccatcatcgaaacaacttacaagcataaaggccttcgtactttcgaaagcataggagcctaactctctctctctctctctctctctctctctctctatatatatatatatatatatagaattggattagaatattattaatagtatttggtcTTTTTGTTATCGagtttttaactctttgatgaaaaattataggattaagAAGATAGTGGTCTCCGAGGATTGAGTAGCGCTCTCCTagagttgagtaggtggttggtaaTTAATTGAATAGTTAGATATAGAAGAtggaattgattaaaatatagatctaacggctaacaaatcaataacaaaaaatctaaatactattaataatattctagctcaactctctctatatatttatacacagagagaaagagagaaagagagagagagagagagagtaactgtatctttttctttatctaatttttttttatgcaattaaATTTCAGGTCTCGAACTTAAGTAAACAGAATTTTACCTTAGATAGGGAGCTAAGttatgaaaatgaaaaaaaaaaaataaaacaaagttgAGAAATGAAGCAATTTAATTACCGGTTCTCAGACTGAACCCCAAAGCACGGAGTCATAAGCCCAAATCACGTGATCACTTGCGGTCGCTTGATATCTTTCTCTACCTAAAAAGTTGTGTAAATAAATGTAGACTTTGTGGAGttaccaaaatatttttgattaatttctAGGTACATAGTTTTTCTAAGCATGCGCCTTGCAGTTTTAGGTCAATGCGCCAAAAACGGCCTAGTTTGATTTAATTATTTGGACCACTGAGGAGCTACTATCACTGCAGAAAAAGGGGGATAATTTCGCCGGTACTAGTCCTCACTTATCACGTGGCTCCGCCAGTGGTTAGCGAAGTCCAAAGctattttaattcttattaaaaaaatggacaagtttatttgtttgatatTTATACGTCGATAAATTTTAGTGCTTTAAATCAAAGTTGATGTATGGATCTGCAAACTCTCCTAAACAGGAGTTTTAGGAAAAACATCAGGGAATATGTGTgtgtaaatttatttatttattttactttttttttatgtatatataatataagatgattttaactttttgataaatgcatacaaatttttttggccaatataaataaattatatttagtagagcatattttttcataaaatttatgaattatcaataaaaaaGTTGTTAACTTCCGTtcgtataaaataaatataacaatatcgtagaaagattaatattttacatataataaatatatattattatattatattttattagcggtgtTTATTCTGTATTCatgtcctaattttttgaaagctaACGAGTTTAAGTGTCCGAATCGtgtacctgcttcgtttatttcattttagaaataaatttagttgaaaatgtgaattcaactaggattcgaacttaggattttggataccaaccattaagttttttgccacttacgttagggacggtcggtgatttttattctttatataaTACAATTATAACACTTATATGGTAAGTATTTGAATATCCAATCAATCAACTCAAAACGGAAAAGAATAAATGATTAATATACTACACAATTAAGGAGAATATGGAAGGTGCATGAAAGCACATGCATATGATAGTAATCACAATCATGAGAACACTTATGGTATGGAGAATATTTGTAGTGTCTATGGGGTGTAAGTGTCAGAATGACTGCAGTATCAGCGACCTCTCGACACATCTGTGGAGTGTCGGGATGAGttggagtcgttttggcgcgaaatggacgtAAAAACggactcgacgcactcaaataagtcaaaactgaagttttgccagtttTAGGCGCCCAAAAGTGGTTTAGGGCGTCTAGATTCTGAGTGATGTTTTGTATTGGATGCTGAATTCATTTCTGACCCTATTTAGGACGCCTGAAATTTGAGCCCGAAAGTCACTTCGTAATTATCGATCCTTTTGACATGTGTGTTGTGAcagtatagatcatgtctaacgaagtcgatcgccgaatcggatgctccattatcgaaacaacttacaagcataaaggccttcgtactttcgaaagcgtaggagcctagctctctctctctctctctctctctctctctctatatatatatatatatatagaattggattagaatattattaatagtatttagtCTTTTTTGTTATCGAGTTTTTAACTctttaatgaaaaattataggattaaaatgatagtggtctccaaGGATTGAGTAGCgctcccctagagttgagtaggtggttggtaaTTAATTGAATAGTTAAATATAGAAGATGGAATCGATTAAAATATAGATCTAGCTAACGGCTAACAAATCAATAACAAAAAACCTAAATActactaaaaatattctagctcaactctctctatatatttatacatagagagagagagagagagagtgtgtgtgtaagtgtatctttttctttatctaatctttttttttatgtaattaaatttcaGGTCTCGAACGTAAGTAAACAAGATTTTACCTTAGATAGGGAGCTAagttataaaaaatgaaaaaaaaaaaaaaaacaaaattgaaaaatgaagCAATTTAATTACCGATTCTCAGAGTGAACCCCAAAGCACGGGGTCATAAGCCCGAAGTAGAGGCTCTCCCGCGGCTTGCTGTTCAGGGCGCCGACAAGGTTGGCGACCCGCACGTAGGTGTCATCGTCGGTCTTCATCACGTAGTCGTACGGGGCGTCGGCGAACAACCTCGGGAGGCTGGAGAAGAAAGTGTAGGTCTTACCGCCGTCCATGTTCTCCTGGCAGTCGAGGATGATGATGTCGTCATACTGCATTATTTCTAGCCCGACGAGCACGCGCTGCTCTTCTTTGGTTAAATTACAAAACACGAAGCGGACATCAACGTGGGCAGCGTGAGCTGGCTGGCCCAGGGAGTAGGCATGGCGGACTAGCTGGCGTCGCTCGTAGCTGTCAGGGAGGGTGAGAATGCCGATAAGGAGGCGGAGATCCGGCTTGACGGTAATACCGTAGGTGAAGGCGTCGTGCAGTACTGAGGAGGAGCGAGAACAGTCCGTGGCTGGGCCTGCCTGGAGCTTCGACTCGTTAGGGTAGAcgaggaggaagatgagggcGAGCAggaagagggggaggaggaagagggtgagggtgagggtggAAGAAGAAGGCTGCGGGTACGAAGGCTTCATGATCTCGGCTTTAGAATATCGTGTTTGTTGCATGTTATGTGCGGGATCAATAGTGGGTTTTAATGAGCCTAGCTGCTAGGATTTTCACGTTGTTAGTTACTTGCTAGTGCGTCTAACTAAGCCCGCGGAAGCAACGGGGAACTTTGCTTCAAAATATTCAAAGTTGTGCCGACTCGATCTTGTGGACCAAACTTTATTAACTAACTTCAATTTGAGCGACCAATGGGGAGCCTTTTGCGCATAATTTTAAGGGGAGGAGATTGGGATCCATGAAAATGGCTCCCCAACACAGTATATTTTATATCCAATTCGAATTCGAACTCCATTACTGCTCagatgcaaaaaaaattaaaaattaaaattcgtcTACAATAAACATATGTTCTTATATGGATCGAATATCACgcaaatatgaatatgaattgaATATCTAATAAACATATTTTACTAATAAGTAATGCTACATATACACCTTAAAAGTAGTATATAATATACACCCATCTATTCaaaaatagatatattttttattagtcaTATCGATGTGACTAATAAATATCATCCCATCCTAAATGGATGGAGTATATATTATACACTTCTTTTGAAGGTGTACAAatagcttttatttattttattttttttttttttactaaaagcaaaaataaattgtcaatatatatttcaattaagtttctaaaattta includes the following:
- the LOC109711667 gene encoding hydroxyproline O-galactosyltransferase GALT3-like, with protein sequence MKPSYPQPSSSTLTLTLFLLPLFLLALIFLLVYPNESKLQAGPATDCSRSSSVLHDAFTYGITVKPDLRLLIGILTLPDSYERRQLVRHAYSLGQPAHAAHVDVRFVFCNLTKEEQRVLVGLEIMQYDDIIILDCQENMDGGKTYTFFSSLPRLFADAPYDYVMKTDDDTYVRVANLVGALNSKPRESLYFGLMTPCFGVHSENRYMSGLGYVLSWDLVEWISKSDVAREHQTGPEDLVTGRWFKEGGRSVQMYDATPAIYDYMEMPYMCYRHEFIPETIAVHKLKGNLRWARTLQYFNVTEGIKPSNLYHLSLSKKK